The following coding sequences are from one Triticum dicoccoides isolate Atlit2015 ecotype Zavitan chromosome 4A, WEW_v2.0, whole genome shotgun sequence window:
- the LOC119284250 gene encoding receptor-like protein 7, with the protein MSSMMTHHMPLVMLLLLLVQTQLAALNSHHPWAASTLANHTAIIQVRCLPDQASALLHLKRSFTTTDVSAAAFRSWRAGTDCCHWEGIRCGATNGRVTSLDLGDRGLESDHLDHVLFQLTSLRYLNLGGNNFSLSKIPSIGFEKLTRLTHLNLSISNFAGQVPVYSIGCLTDLISLDLSFYSEITELFDTGFMYGADLTYNWQPILPNITALVANLTSLEELHLSWVDMSDQGDKWCDALAKYMPNLRVLSLPFCLLSSPICGSLAGLHSLSVLNLQFNHLTGSIPEFLASLSSLSVLQLSYNRLEGWVPPVFFQHKNLVTIDLHHNHNISGNLPNFSTDSSLENLFVGDTNFSGTIPSSISNLKHLKKLGLNAPGFAGELPSSIGMLRSLNSLQISGLGLVGLISSWITNLTSLEVLEVSYCGLNGPIPSDIGDLNKLRKLALYKSNFSGKIPPRILNLTQLDTLQLHSNNLIGTIQLNSFWKLQNLSDFNLSNNKLSVIEDENNSSVSSFPNITYLGLASCNIKDFPNILRHSNGIKEFGLVDISNNQIHGAIPQWAWEKWTGAYGFFLNLSHNEFTSIGYETFLPFSIISLDLSFNMFEGPIPLPQYTSGILDYSSNHFTSIPLNIATQLEDTVSFKASRNHLSGNIPPSLCSKSLEILDLSYNNLNGSIPSCLIEDANALQVLNLRENQLHGHLPHNINESCMFEALDFNSNQIEGKLPRSLAYCKYLEVLDIGNNQISDTFPCWMTALAKLQVLILTSNKLFGQVSPPIADQQKTCQFPSLRILDLASNNLSGILTEEWFMRLKSMMVEAENQTLVMEYEGANNNQVYQVNTELTYKGSGVTFSKILRTLVFIDISNNAIHGSIPEAIGELILLQVLNMSHNSFTGPIPSKFGRLKQLESLDLSSNGISGEILQEIASLDFLTTLNLSYNMLEGRIPESPHFSTFDNTSFIGNTGLCGQPLSKKCSNETTTNMALNNSEEKSVDVMLFLFVGLGFGVGFAVAIVLIWVLPLRKKL; encoded by the coding sequence ATGTCCTCCATGATGACACATCACATGCCATTAGTAATGTTGTTGTTGCTCCTCGTACAAACCCAGCTGGCGGCCCTAAACTCGCACCACCCTTGGGCTGCCAGTACACTCGCCAATCACACCGCCATAATACAAGTTCGATGCTTGCCGGACCAGGCATCGGCGCTACTACACCTGAAACGTTCCTTCACCACCACCGACGTATCCGCCGCCGCCTTCCGGTCATGGAGGGCCGGCACGGACTGCTGCCACTGggagggcatccgctgcggtgccaCCAATGGTCGTGTCACTTCTCTTGATTTGGGTGATCGCGGCTTGGAGAGTGACCACCTCGATCATGTGCTCTTCCAGCTGACCTCCCTCAGGTATCTCAACTTGGGTGGAAATAACTTCAGTCTTTCTAAAATCCCATCCATCGGGTTTGAGAAGCTCACCAGGCTCACCCATCTCAACCTCTCCATCTCCAACTTTGCGGGACAAGTGCCCGTCTATAGCATCGGCTGCCTCACAGATTTGATCTCCCTTGACCTCTCCTTCTATTCTGAAATTACTGAGCTGTTTGACACCGGATTTATGTATGGTGCTGATTTGACCTACAATTGGCAGCCCATACTGCCTAACATAACAGCTTTAGTTGCAAACCTAACAAGTTTAGAGGAGCTCCATCTTAGTTGGGTGGACATGTCCGATCAAGGTGACAAGTGGTGCGATGCTCTTGCCAAGTACATGCCAAATCTCCGTGTTCTTAGCTTGCCATTTTGCTTGCTCTCTAGTCCCATTTGTGGATCACTTGCTGGTTTGCACTCACTCTCTGTGCTCAACTTGCAGTTCAATCATTTGACCGGTTCAATTCCTGAATTCCTTGCCAGCCTCTCCTCCTTGAGTGTTCTCCAACTTAGCTATAATCGCCTTGAAGGATGGGTCCCTCCAGTATTCTTTCAACACAAAAACCTAGTGACGATTGATCTTCACCATAATCATAATATATCAGGTAATCTACCGAATTTCTCAACTGACAGTAGTCTGGAGAACTTGTTTGTCGGTGACACCAATTTCTCCGGTACGATACCGAGTTCAATTAGTAATCTCAAACATTTGAAGAAGCTAGGCCTTAATGCACCCGGTTTTGCTGGAGAGCTACCCTCATCAATTGGTATGCTCagatccttgaattcattgcaaaTCTCTGGGTTGGGGCTAGTAGGATTGATATCATCATGGATCACAAACCTAACGTCCCTCGAGGTTCTAGAAGTTTCTTATTGTGGCCTCAATGGACCAATACCTTCGGACATTGGTGATTTGAATAAACTAAGGAAACTGGCACTGTATAAGTCCAATTTTTCAGGAAAAATACCTCCACGTATTTTGAACTTAACTCAACTAGATACCCTCCAACTTCATTCGAATAATCTCATTGGCACAATCCAACTTAACTCGTTCTGGAAACTACAAAACCTATCTGATTTTAATCTCTCAAACAACAAACTAAGTGTAATAGAGGACGAAAATAATTCTTCAGTGTCATCCTTCCCCAACATTACATATCTAGGTTTGGCATCATGTAACATAAAAGATTTCCCTAATATTCTGAGACACTCAAACGGGATAAAGGAATTTGGTTTAGTTGATATATCAAATAACCAAATTCATGGGGCCATACCTCAGTGGGCATGGGAGAAATGGACAGGTGCTTATGGTTTCTTTCTGAACCTATCACACAATGAGTTCACTAGCATTGGGTATGAAACATTCCTTCCCTTTTCTATAATATCTTTGGATCTCAGTTTTAACATGTTTGAGGGGCCAATACCTTTACCCCAATACACTAGTGGCATACTTGATTACTCAAGCAACCATTTCACATCCATCCCTCTTAACATTGCTACTCAACTTGAAGATACCGTGTCTTTCAAGGCATCAAGAAACCACCTCTCTGGGAATATTCCACCATCTTTGTGTAGCAAAAGTCTAGAAATTCTTGATCTATCTTACAATAACCTTAATGGTTCAATTCCTTCATGCCTAATCGAAGATGCAAATGCATTGCAAGTTCTAAATCTTAGAGAAAACCAACTTCATGGACATTTGCCACATAATATCAATGAAAGTTGCATGTTTGAGGCGCTAGACTTCAACAGCAATCAGATTGAAGGAAAGTTGCCCAGGTCTCTAGCTTATTGCAAATACCTGGAGGTCCTTGATATTGGAAATAATCAAATCAGCGACACTTTTCCATGCTGGATGACTGCACTTGCCAAACTTCAAGTTCTCATCTTAACGTCTAACAAGTTATTTGGACAAGTATCACCTCCTATTGCGGATCAACAGAAAACATGTCAATTTCCAAGTCTGCGGATCCTCGATTTGGCCTCCAACAACTTATCAGGGATATTGACAGAAGAATGGTTTATGAGATTGAAGTCCATGATGGTTGAAGCTGAGAACCAGACGCTAGTGATGGAGTATGAGGGTGCAAACAACAACCAAGTATATCAGGTTAACACTGAGCTCACATACAAAGGGTCTGGAGTCACCTTTTCCAAAATATTACGAACCCTTGTATTCATTGATATTTCAAACAATGCAATCCATGGTAGCATCCCTGAAGCAATTGGAGAACTTATTTTGCTACAAGTGCTCAACATGTCACACAACTCCTTCACAGGGCCGATTCCATCTAAGTTCGGCCGTTTGAAGCAGCTAGAGTCATTGGACCTCTCGTCAAATGGTATTTCAGGAGAGATTCTGCAGGAGATAGCATCTCTCGACTTCCTGACAACACTGAACCTGTCTTACAATATGCTGGAGGGAAGGATACCAGAATCGCCTCATTTCTCGACATTCGATAATACGTCATTTATTGGAAACACTGGGTTATGTGGGCAACCACTATCAAAAAAATGCAGCAATGAGACGACAACAAATATGGCGCTGAATAATTCAGAGGAGAAATCTGTAGATGTTATGCTATTTCTTTTTGTTGGATTGGGATTTGGTGTAGGGTTTGCAGTTGCAATTGTACTGATATGGGTGCTCCCACTTAGAAAGAAATTGTGA